gtcaatttgtgttcgaaataccgagaaacgtatGTGTTActatttgaccgttaattcaaaccttaaattaaaggGGGTCCTATAGGttagaaataggtaggtacagtcaaggaaactgaatcacttcCTACATACCAgggtgtatgggatgtcaacacgACATGACATTAATTAGTACAAAttaaggttccaccctggtacgcgttTCGTTTCTTTGACTGGACCCTAAGTaacacgttctattcatctCTGTTgagagtatttttgtataaataaaaattaaatagaaatcataaaaattgcTTTTAATTAGCGACACTTAAGAAAACAAATTACACCAACCCCTAAACGGAAATCACGCACCGGAAGTAGGAAGTGATAAAGTTCAACTGACTTCCTGACTTATCGACTTGATTGCGCCACCTGTCGGCGGGACACGGAAATTGCTGCAAACACATACAGGGTGGAATGGACACATTTGGCTGCttgtagtttttaattatacctacaatGAGCACGAGTCGCGCATTGAAATAGGGTTAGGTTGGCGAtaagctaattttttttttataacaaaagaGACCCTGCCTTTATATATTTCCAATTTACGTTGTTTtcttagctttttttttaaatataggtaactaattattgttttcaaaaCCTAAGAAATCGCTTTATTTAATTACACGCTTTAAAATGACAGAAAAttctttaatttacttttactaaattaaaGCAATGactgaataagaataagaaatccgccgcaagaaacttggcagaaattaTGAACTAATCCATAgcttctgccaagtttcttgcggcgcttTTTGGTCCTTCctaagcgctggtagtttaaaaatcaAGTGGCATGCAAAAAATCCCTTTGCGGGCTACTTACAGCATAAAACCAAACTTCATAATTCTATTATCAACGCAAAGTACTTAACTACCCTTTATGAGGTTTTACTAtgaaaatatacttttaaaagGCTTTATCTCTTGACCGCGTGaattttgtaacaaattttCGCCTCTGAAacaagttaagaaaaaaattcttGACAAATGGACAGACGGAGGAACAATTTCATCTTTCCTAATATCCTTgtaagacgattttttttccttttgaggcaaggaaccctaaaaatcataatatttgtGACTAGCACTTCTACTGTCAGATTTCTCATATTGCTTTCTTACCGAACAATTTTGGGACTCAATCGACTAACATATCATTTCTTTGTTCCAAAGGCAAACCTCAAAATGTTCACCAACGACTTCGGCGACTACTGCGACTTCAACGACAGCATCTGCAGCAACGACTCCGGCTTCGAAAGGTCCTACAACGACTCCAACGCCACCGCTTCATCTCTTCACAGCACCCCAATGAAGCACGATACCTCAGACCTCGTCTGCGTAACTCCAATCAAATCACAAACAAGAAGAAAACTATTCAGCGATTCGTACGAATTCCCGTTTCAAAATCAAATCGAAGATATGAAGGTTTTTGAAGATAATATACAAATGGCCGTGACTTCAACTCCAGTGAAGAAAGAGAGAAAACCAAAAGACCCGAATAAACCGAAAAGAAAATACGCTAATGGAAAGAATAGAGTCACAAGGTGCAAGAGCCCTACGCAGATTATGAGGATAAAGAGAAACAGGAGGATGAAGGCAAATGATAGAGAGAGGAATAGGATGCACATGCTAAATGAAGCTCTTGATAGGCTCCGATGCGTTCTACCAACTTTTCCTGAAGACACTAAGTTAACCAAGATAGAAACCCTCAGATTCGCACACAATTACATCTTTGCTCTCAGTCAAACATTGGAATCGTTAGACAACATAACCTCTGGAGAAACTATCCCCGACAATTTAAGCTTAACCTATGAGAAAGTCCAAAGTTATTCTGCTGCCGGTGAAAAAGTAGCAAAAGACGCATTTAGAGatatattttcgataaataataaaacagaagATTTCAATGGCGATGGCAGTTATAGGAGTTTCCAGGGATTCAGCAAGCCTTTTCCTAATGGTTCTAATTTTATGCAAACTTCTGAAGGAGTGCTTATTAACGTCGGTAATGTGACAGTATCAGTCAACAATAGAGGGGGTAATTGTATTACTTCTACTACAGGTAGTGGCTTTTTTACACATCCTTCTACATTCGGAGATGACACGACCCAACAGAACTATTACTACCAAAAACCATACATTCCATGTGTTAATAGTCCTAATAATCTGTATGATTCTACAGTCAATAACGGCACTGAAGAATATTTTAATCAAAAGAATTACGAGATATTCAAAAATGCGTTTGATACAGCTaagaataaaaggtatcctaaaACTGAAGATTATACAGCAAATAATGGTGAATATACCAATGTGTATGGGTACAACGAAAGACAAGATTATGGTAGAGGAGATTATAACTATcagaatagtttttataataatgacCAAAGACTGTACAGGAACTTTTATAACCGACAAAGTATAGTAAACGCTCAAATATAACGTTTGTATCCTAATTGTAAACTAGTCATTTACCtttgtacaaaatattattaataatataaatgtatttaGAATTAATTGAAACGGAACTAATTAAACAATTAATTGTGATTGTTAAatagacaataaaaataatgtatacaGAGATTTTACCAAAGAGTTTCTAgtcatattttgatttttgataatgtaataaatatttttacaattatttgagttttttttgtgaAGTTTATAGATGATTTACCTTGTATGAGTTCCAGTCATACAAGGAGCCATGAATATAAATCAAATTGGAACAATGGCCGTTAAAGAGCGAAAAGTTGTGAATGGGAGCACGGACCCCTGCGCCAGCGCATTGTTCGAGATCTTTTGAAAATCGCCAACTAAACCTTTGCGGCGCGAtcaagctaaactcgacttTGTTTCGAAACCATAGGGGTTGTTTGAAAGCAAGGATAAATCAGCCAGGGGTGTTTACGGGGCACCCGTTCGGATTGAGTTGCGAGAATAATGTTTGCTTTGGAAATTCGTTACGGCCCATTTTGTTGCCTCAATGATTTGGGTGTTATAGAATtacatgtaaaataataataaatgcaatCTTTTGTATGACGGAAGTTAGTGATCTGTATGGTCTTGCTCTGTTACTAGTggatttgaagaaaaaataactAGTAGAATCGTATATATCTACTGTGCTTCGTATAAGTCTACTGTGCTTCGGATGGAAACGACGCATCCACCGACAAACTACggctttaatcaggtcatctgtccatatcattggtggacgtcctgcggctgatatgatgatgatgatgaagtatacTTTAATATATGTTGCGGGATGATCTGGACGCGTTCTTCAGCCACTGACCAGACAAATATTCTTCTATTTCAAATCGAGGGCAAActtcaaattttataggtacacctatggtgattttggtatttttagcattaataGCCGATATTATTTTCCAACCAatcacacaaagtttttttttatatttttgataggattggtagcaacaattttgtgtacacaatctgtcaaatttcataagaccgtcaggttggcCGACCAAACACTAGATTTTtcacactatgcaggctaattttatagcaaaaataaaatacttgtgttaccaatgcaataaaggattttcgtACATtatttctgctctagagcagaaaagtcccgctttgtgctggatatttagtgcggttatgataaaattaaagcatagttagaagaaaaagttatttaatgtcgcccagatccagcataaatacgaactttacgagcataagaagtgaaaatGGTATTTATGTGCTGTACGGAACGCCTTCTGTAGgtcttgatcaaggtagagcgagattgtctacaccgcttccgcgcccCTAAAAAGGTGTCAAcagaattttatttaatatgcacgcaattttatttaatatgcacgaaattttatttaatatgcacgaattttatttatttaatttaatatgcaCTGGTaactggaaaatggcgccccttgccatCGGGCGCCTAGAGCAGTGTTCCGCAAAGTGTGTGCTACGGCACACTGTTGTACCGTGGTCATTAGTTGGTGTGCCTCGGAAAAATAAGGTTATCTCATAAAGCTAAATAGACGATCGAAAAAAAGACTTACACAGATG
This Choristoneura fumiferana chromosome 12, NRCan_CFum_1, whole genome shotgun sequence DNA region includes the following protein-coding sequences:
- the tap gene encoding basic helix-loop-helix neural transcription factor tap — translated: MFTNDFGDYCDFNDSICSNDSGFERSYNDSNATASSLHSTPMKHDTSDLVCVTPIKSQTRRKLFSDSYEFPFQNQIEDMKVFEDNIQMAVTSTPVKKERKPKDPNKPKRKYANGKNRVTRCKSPTQIMRIKRNRRMKANDRERNRMHMLNEALDRLRCVLPTFPEDTKLTKIETLRFAHNYIFALSQTLESLDNITSGETIPDNLSLTYEKVQSYSAAGEKVAKDAFRDIFSINNKTEDFNGDGSYRSFQGFSKPFPNGSNFMQTSEGVLINVGNVTVSVNNRGGNCITSTTGSGFFTHPSTFGDDTTQQNYYYQKPYIPCVNSPNNLYDSTVNNGTEEYFNQKNYEIFKNAFDTAKNKRYPKTEDYTANNGEYTNVYGYNERQDYGRGDYNYQNSFYNNDQRLYRNFYNRQSIVNAQI